In Vicingus serpentipes, the following are encoded in one genomic region:
- the asnB gene encoding asparagine synthase (glutamine-hydrolyzing): MCGIVGIISKNKEQLTQIKLATNALAKRGPDNQQTVGFEQIALGHARLSIIDTTKGANQPFTDNENRYALIFNGEIYNYKELKEELLEDGFSFITNSDTEVLLYLYIKYKEDCLEKLNGFFAFSVYDKYEGSLFIARDRMGIKPLLYYYDGADFIFSSELKAIFKFKIDKTIDQVSLFNYLQFNYIPTNKSILTKVNKLAPGHFIKINNINCIDEIVESQYYEIPYNDKETIQKTALNYDKSKEMLVGLLDDSVQKRLVADVPVGTFLSGGVDSSIISLLAKRHKNDLSTFSIGYKDEPFFDETNYANAVAKKIGSNHHIISLTNDELYENLNDILDYIDEPFADSSAIAVYLLSKYTKKHVTVALSGDGADEMFSGYNKHMADFKSRHPGIKESIVKAGFPIWNKLPKSRNSKLFNINRQLYKFSLGANLTNKERYWQWASILNEEKANYLLNEELVFNPQRLSDTAHEYKKRKDELLKFIRKDGDLNDVLYTDMKMVLVNDMLRKVDGMSMANSLEVRVPFLDHRIVNFAFNLPRAFKINADMKKKILQDAFKEDLPEEVYNRPKHGFEVPLLNWFKNELRDTIENDLLSLKFIEEQEVFNWSAINELKQKLYSSNPEDSHATVWALIVFNSWWKKYMND, from the coding sequence ATGTGTGGAATAGTTGGAATCATATCTAAAAATAAAGAGCAGTTAACTCAAATTAAACTGGCTACAAATGCATTAGCTAAAAGAGGTCCTGATAACCAACAAACAGTAGGTTTTGAACAAATTGCATTAGGTCATGCACGTTTATCTATTATAGATACTACTAAAGGAGCAAATCAACCTTTTACTGATAATGAAAATAGATATGCCCTAATTTTTAATGGTGAGATATATAATTATAAAGAACTAAAAGAAGAATTGTTGGAAGATGGTTTTTCTTTTATAACTAATTCAGATACAGAAGTTTTACTCTATTTGTATATAAAGTACAAGGAAGATTGTTTAGAAAAGCTAAACGGCTTTTTTGCTTTTTCAGTTTATGATAAATATGAAGGTAGTTTATTTATTGCCCGTGATAGAATGGGGATAAAGCCTTTATTGTATTATTATGATGGAGCAGATTTTATTTTTTCATCTGAATTAAAAGCAATTTTTAAATTTAAGATAGACAAAACTATAGATCAAGTTAGTTTGTTTAACTACTTGCAATTTAATTACATACCTACTAATAAGTCAATTTTAACGAAAGTAAATAAATTGGCTCCTGGTCATTTTATTAAAATCAATAATATTAATTGCATAGATGAGATTGTAGAGTCTCAATATTATGAAATACCTTATAACGACAAAGAGACAATACAGAAGACAGCATTGAATTACGATAAGTCTAAAGAAATGCTTGTTGGATTATTAGATGATTCGGTTCAAAAAAGATTAGTTGCTGATGTGCCAGTAGGTACTTTTTTAAGTGGAGGTGTTGATTCATCTATTATAAGTTTGTTAGCAAAACGTCATAAAAACGATTTGTCCACTTTTTCTATTGGGTATAAAGATGAGCCTTTTTTTGATGAGACTAATTATGCTAATGCTGTAGCAAAAAAAATTGGAAGTAATCATCATATTATATCATTAACAAATGATGAATTATATGAAAATTTAAATGATATTTTAGATTATATTGACGAACCTTTTGCTGATTCATCAGCTATAGCTGTTTATTTATTAAGTAAGTACACTAAAAAACATGTAACGGTTGCACTTTCGGGTGATGGTGCAGATGAAATGTTCTCGGGTTACAATAAACATATGGCTGACTTCAAATCTCGTCATCCAGGAATAAAAGAGTCGATTGTTAAGGCTGGTTTTCCAATTTGGAATAAGCTCCCTAAGTCTAGAAATTCAAAGCTATTTAATATTAATCGTCAATTGTATAAGTTTAGCCTAGGAGCAAACTTGACGAATAAAGAAAGGTATTGGCAATGGGCATCTATTTTAAATGAAGAGAAAGCCAATTATTTATTGAATGAAGAGTTGGTTTTTAATCCACAACGATTAAGTGATACAGCTCATGAGTATAAAAAAAGAAAAGATGAGTTGTTAAAATTTATCAGAAAAGATGGCGATTTGAATGATGTACTTTATACTGATATGAAAATGGTTCTTGTAAATGATATGCTCAGAAAAGTGGATGGAATGAGTATGGCGAATAGCTTAGAAGTAAGAGTTCCTTTTTTAGATCATCGTATTGTGAATTTTGCTTTTAACTTGCCTCGAGCATTTAAGATAAATGCAGATATGAAGAAAAAAATTCTTCAAGATGCATTTAAAGAAGATTTACCTGAAGAAGTTTATAACCGACCTAAACATGGGTTTGAAGTACCTTTGCTAAACTGGTTTAAGAATGAATTGCGAGATACAATTGAGAATGATTTGTTAAGTCTGAAATTTATTGAGGAACAAGAAGTTTTTAATTGGTCGGCAATTAATGAATTAAAACAAAAACTTTATTCAAGCAATCCGGAAGATAGCCATGCAACAGTTTGGGCATTAATTGTTTTTAATAGTTGGTGGAAAAAATACATGAATGACTAA
- the lpdA gene encoding dihydrolipoyl dehydrogenase, whose protein sequence is MSYDVIVVGSGPGGYVAAIRASQLGLKTAIVEKAELGGICLNWGCIPTKALLKSANVFEYINHAADYGITVKSADADFPAIVKRSRDVAAGMSNGIQFLMKKNKIDVIIGTAKVKAGKKVDVTDDKGKVTEYAASNIIISTGARSRELPNLPQDGKKIIGYREALVLPKLPKKMVVVGSGAIGVEFAYFYNTMGVEVTIVEYMPNIVPVEDEDVSKQLERSFKKSGIKVMTNSAVESVDTAGAGCKVKIKTKKGEEIIECDVVLSAVGIKRNIENIGLEEVGIATDKDIIITNDYYQTNIPGYYAIGDVTKGPALAHVASAEGIICVEKIAGVHVEPLDYGNIPGCTYCSPEVASVGMTEKAAKEAGHDIKVGKFPFSASGKASAAGHKDGFVKLIFDAKYGELLGGHLIGANVTEMVAELVAVRKLETTGHELIKTVHPHPTMSEAIMEAAAAAYDEVIHM, encoded by the coding sequence ATGAGTTACGATGTTATAGTAGTAGGTAGTGGACCTGGAGGTTATGTTGCTGCCATTAGAGCTTCACAGTTAGGTTTAAAAACTGCAATTGTTGAAAAAGCAGAATTGGGTGGTATATGTTTAAACTGGGGATGTATTCCAACAAAAGCCTTATTAAAAAGTGCAAATGTTTTTGAATATATAAACCATGCTGCTGACTATGGTATTACAGTAAAAAGTGCTGATGCTGATTTCCCTGCTATAGTTAAAAGAAGTAGAGATGTTGCTGCAGGTATGAGTAATGGGATTCAATTTTTAATGAAAAAAAATAAAATTGATGTTATTATTGGTACAGCAAAGGTAAAGGCTGGTAAAAAAGTAGATGTTACTGATGATAAAGGAAAAGTAACTGAATATGCTGCAAGTAATATTATAATTTCTACTGGAGCTCGTTCAAGAGAATTACCAAATTTACCACAAGATGGTAAAAAAATTATTGGATATAGAGAAGCATTAGTTTTACCTAAATTACCTAAGAAAATGGTTGTTGTAGGTTCTGGTGCCATCGGTGTTGAATTTGCTTATTTCTACAATACAATGGGGGTAGAAGTAACTATTGTTGAATATATGCCTAATATAGTTCCTGTTGAGGATGAAGATGTTTCTAAACAATTAGAGCGTTCTTTCAAAAAGTCAGGAATTAAAGTTATGACGAACTCAGCTGTTGAAAGTGTTGATACTGCAGGGGCTGGTTGTAAGGTGAAAATTAAAACTAAAAAAGGAGAAGAAATTATCGAATGTGATGTTGTTCTTTCTGCTGTTGGAATTAAACGTAATATAGAAAATATTGGTTTAGAAGAAGTAGGAATTGCTACTGATAAAGATATTATTATTACAAACGATTACTACCAAACTAATATACCTGGTTATTATGCTATTGGTGATGTAACAAAAGGACCAGCTTTAGCTCACGTAGCTTCCGCAGAAGGAATTATTTGTGTAGAGAAAATTGCAGGAGTTCATGTTGAACCATTAGATTATGGAAATATTCCAGGTTGTACTTATTGTTCTCCTGAAGTTGCTTCTGTAGGTATGACTGAAAAAGCTGCTAAAGAAGCAGGACATGATATTAAAGTTGGTAAATTCCCATTTTCTGCATCTGGTAAAGCAAGTGCAGCAGGACATAAAGATGGGTTTGTTAAACTTATTTTTGATGCTAAATATGGTGAATTATTAGGTGGGCATTTAATTGGTGCTAATGTAACTGAAATGGTTGCAGAATTAGTTGCTGTTCGTAAATTAGAAACAACTGGACACGAATTAATTAAAACTGTACACCCTCATCCAACTATGAGTGAGGCTATAATGGAAGCTGCAGCTGCAGCTTACGATGAAGTGATTCATATGTAA
- a CDS encoding M61 family metallopeptidase, whose translation MKYIVSYKKPNNHYIDIEFIIDKVDSDKIKVQLPAWRPGRYELGNFAKNVQKWEAFNYKGDRLSSKKITKDLWEVETNGTSEVHIKYNYFANEINAGSSYLDDKQLYINGVNCFLYLPNRQNEGCELELKIPSTYKVATGLTQTSKHNFKAKDFHELVDSPFIASNNLQHFSFDESNVKFHLWFNGECKPDWNKLETDFRKFIKNQIEAFGGFPVNEYHFLFQILTYRTYHGVEHSNSTVISLGPSYDIMRTEGWYNELLGVSSHELYHTWNVKQIRPTEMLPYDYSKENYTVMGYLDEGVTTYYGDKFLLTSGVFDWELYAKTFNQLLDRHFNNFGVNNYSVAQSSFDTWLDGYVKGAPGRKGSIYTEGALVAFMTDIFILKNTQNKKSLNTVMKTLFEDFAKKGLGVGDEDYKKVIEEVSGTSYEDIYNNYIHGNKDYTNLLKDALNYIGCELSVELSKKHNEAYLGFKVRYENGSCLIDNICHNSLAEQKGLAINDEIIAINGVKINNDLELWSNYFINEEIGLSIKRELSTITKISFIPNEKSVGFSDYKIIKLKENDNYTHWKTV comes from the coding sequence ATGAAATATATTGTTTCTTACAAAAAACCAAATAACCATTATATTGATATTGAATTTATTATTGACAAAGTAGATTCTGATAAAATTAAAGTGCAATTACCTGCATGGCGTCCAGGAAGATATGAGTTAGGAAATTTTGCCAAAAATGTTCAAAAATGGGAAGCTTTTAATTATAAAGGTGACAGATTATCTTCAAAAAAAATAACTAAAGATTTATGGGAAGTTGAAACAAATGGTACCTCGGAAGTTCATATTAAATATAATTATTTTGCCAACGAAATTAATGCTGGTTCATCTTATTTAGATGACAAACAACTTTATATTAATGGTGTTAACTGTTTTTTATATTTACCAAACAGACAAAATGAAGGCTGTGAATTAGAACTGAAAATACCTTCAACTTATAAAGTGGCAACTGGATTAACTCAAACATCAAAACACAACTTTAAAGCAAAAGATTTTCATGAACTAGTTGATTCTCCTTTTATAGCGAGTAACAACCTTCAGCATTTTAGTTTTGATGAAAGTAATGTGAAATTTCATTTATGGTTTAATGGAGAATGTAAACCAGATTGGAATAAACTTGAAACTGATTTTAGAAAATTTATAAAAAATCAAATCGAAGCTTTTGGAGGTTTTCCTGTTAATGAATATCATTTCCTTTTCCAAATTCTAACCTATAGAACTTATCATGGTGTTGAGCATAGCAATTCAACTGTAATTAGCCTTGGTCCATCTTATGACATTATGAGAACTGAAGGATGGTATAATGAATTACTAGGAGTAAGTTCTCATGAGCTTTACCATACTTGGAATGTAAAACAAATTAGACCAACTGAAATGCTACCTTATGATTACAGCAAAGAGAATTATACTGTAATGGGCTATTTAGACGAAGGTGTGACAACTTATTATGGCGATAAATTTTTATTAACCTCAGGAGTATTTGACTGGGAACTATATGCAAAAACTTTTAATCAGTTGCTTGATAGACACTTTAATAATTTTGGAGTTAATAACTACTCAGTAGCTCAATCTTCTTTTGATACATGGTTAGATGGCTACGTAAAAGGTGCTCCTGGAAGAAAAGGTTCAATTTATACGGAGGGTGCTTTAGTAGCTTTTATGACAGATATTTTTATTTTAAAAAACACCCAAAATAAAAAATCATTGAATACTGTAATGAAAACTTTATTTGAAGATTTTGCTAAAAAAGGACTTGGAGTTGGTGATGAAGATTACAAAAAAGTAATTGAAGAAGTTTCTGGAACTTCTTATGAAGATATCTACAACAATTACATACATGGAAATAAAGATTATACCAATCTTTTAAAAGACGCACTTAATTACATAGGCTGTGAACTCTCGGTAGAGTTAAGCAAAAAACATAATGAAGCCTACTTAGGCTTTAAAGTACGTTATGAAAACGGGAGCTGTTTAATTGATAATATTTGTCATAACTCTTTAGCGGAACAAAAAGGGCTAGCTATAAATGATGAAATAATTGCTATTAATGGTGTTAAAATAAACAATGACTTAGAGCTATGGAGCAATTATTTTATTAATGAAGAGATTGGACTTTCTATAAAACGAGAATTAAGCACTATTACCAAAATCTCATTTATTCCGAATGAAAAATCAGTTGGTTTTTCTGATTATAAAATAATAAAATTAAAAGAAAACGATAATTATACACATTGGAAAACTGTTTAA
- a CDS encoding CCC motif membrane protein, which produces MENQNLNTQQALPNSTAVLVLGILSIVFCFCYGIIGTILGIIGIVMASKSNKIYLASPESYSESSYKNMKAGRVCAIIGTCLSGLYLLIMLIYIAFVGTLLTSMPWEQMLNQ; this is translated from the coding sequence ATGGAAAATCAAAATTTAAACACTCAGCAAGCCTTACCTAACTCAACAGCAGTGTTGGTTTTAGGAATTTTATCTATTGTATTTTGTTTCTGCTATGGTATAATAGGGACTATACTTGGAATAATAGGTATTGTTATGGCTAGTAAATCCAATAAGATATACCTTGCATCTCCAGAAAGCTATAGCGAAAGCTCATATAAAAATATGAAAGCAGGAAGAGTTTGTGCTATTATTGGAACATGCTTATCTGGTTTATATCTTTTAATCATGCTAATTTACATAGCATTTGTGGGTACCCTACTTACATCTATGCCTTGGGAGCAAATGTTAAATCAATAG
- the hutI gene encoding imidazolonepropionase yields the protein MSKILIKNIKELVQVLDANVIKFSGDEMANLSTIKSAWLAIEDDTIIGFGDMIDFPEITDWNDLEIIDASGKMVFPAWCDSHTHIVFAKTREEEFVDRIKGLTYQEIAAKGGGILNSAKKLQNASEEELYKGALKRIKEIQLTGTGAVEIKSGYGLSLDAELKMLRVIKRLKESCEITIKANFLGAHAIPAEFKENRRGYIDLIINEMLPIIEKEHLADFIDTFCETNYYTPEETNEILEAGIKIGLIPKIHVNQFTSIGGIQVGIKNNALSVDHLEVMTDQDISDLSKSEVMPTLLPSCSFFLNIPYAPAKQLIEKGLPIALATDFNPGSTPSGNMSFVLSLACIYMKLTPEQAINAATINAAYAMGLEKTHGSITVGKKANIFITEEISSIAHLPYYFGHNQIEQVIINGKLMS from the coding sequence ATGAGTAAAATTTTAATTAAAAATATTAAGGAACTAGTTCAGGTTCTTGATGCGAATGTAATAAAGTTTTCTGGCGATGAGATGGCTAATCTTTCAACAATAAAAAGTGCTTGGTTGGCAATTGAAGATGATACTATTATCGGGTTTGGTGATATGATTGATTTTCCTGAAATTACAGATTGGAATGATTTGGAAATAATTGATGCTTCAGGTAAAATGGTTTTTCCTGCTTGGTGCGATTCGCATACGCATATTGTTTTTGCTAAAACTCGTGAGGAAGAATTTGTAGATAGAATTAAGGGGTTGACCTATCAAGAAATTGCTGCTAAAGGTGGTGGAATTTTAAATTCAGCTAAAAAACTACAAAATGCATCGGAAGAAGAATTGTATAAAGGAGCTTTAAAACGTATTAAAGAAATACAATTAACTGGTACTGGTGCTGTTGAAATAAAAAGTGGGTATGGTTTAAGTTTAGATGCTGAGTTAAAAATGTTAAGAGTTATTAAGCGATTAAAAGAGAGTTGTGAAATTACTATTAAGGCTAATTTCTTAGGCGCTCACGCTATTCCTGCTGAATTTAAAGAAAATAGGAGAGGTTATATTGATTTAATTATTAATGAAATGCTGCCAATAATTGAAAAAGAACATTTGGCAGATTTTATAGATACTTTTTGTGAAACGAATTATTATACTCCAGAAGAAACAAATGAAATATTAGAGGCTGGAATCAAGATTGGTTTAATTCCTAAAATTCATGTGAATCAATTTACATCAATAGGAGGTATACAGGTAGGAATAAAAAATAATGCTTTATCTGTTGATCATTTAGAAGTAATGACTGACCAAGATATTAGTGATTTATCAAAATCTGAGGTAATGCCAACATTGTTGCCTTCTTGTTCATTCTTTTTGAATATTCCTTATGCTCCTGCAAAACAATTAATTGAAAAAGGATTGCCTATTGCTTTAGCTACCGATTTTAATCCGGGTTCAACTCCATCTGGTAACATGAGTTTTGTATTATCACTAGCTTGTATTTATATGAAGTTGACTCCTGAGCAAGCAATAAATGCAGCTACAATAAATGCAGCTTATGCAATGGGTTTAGAAAAAACTCATGGCAGCATAACTGTTGGAAAAAAAGCAAATATTTTTATTACAGAAGAAATAAGTTCAATAGCTCACTTACCTTATTATTTTGGACATAACCAAATAGAGCAAGTTATTATTAATGGAAAATTAATGAGTTAG
- the aroC gene encoding chorismate synthase, translating to MAGNTFGTLFKLTTFGESHGIALGGVIDGCPAGLVIDEAFIQSELDKRKPGQSRITTQRKEADKVEFLSGIFEGKTTGTPIGFTIYNTNEKSKDYDHIKDSFRPSHADFTYEAKYGHRDYRGGGRSSARETASRVVGGAIAKLILKHYNININAYVTQAGKLKLDNPYTFYNLEDTYNNPARCPDEKMAQQMFDYIDEIRKEGDTIGGITTCVVKGCPIGLGSPVFDRLEADLAKAMLSINATKGFEIGSGFNGVNLKGSEHNDEFYTEGDFIKTKTNNSGGVQGGISNGEDIYFNVAFKPVATIMKPQNSIDKNGKNVIVNGKGRHDPCVLPRAIAIVEAMAAMVILDHLLINKTTTL from the coding sequence ATGGCAGGAAATACATTTGGAACTCTTTTTAAGCTAACAACCTTTGGCGAATCTCATGGGATTGCTCTTGGTGGTGTTATAGATGGTTGTCCAGCAGGATTAGTTATTGATGAAGCATTTATTCAAAGTGAATTAGACAAAAGAAAACCTGGTCAATCAAGAATTACAACTCAACGAAAAGAAGCTGATAAAGTTGAATTCTTGTCTGGCATTTTTGAAGGAAAAACTACTGGTACACCAATAGGTTTTACCATTTATAATACCAACGAAAAATCAAAAGACTACGATCATATTAAAGATAGTTTTAGACCTTCACATGCCGATTTTACTTATGAAGCAAAATATGGACATAGAGATTATAGAGGTGGTGGTAGAAGCTCTGCAAGAGAAACAGCAAGTAGAGTTGTTGGCGGAGCAATAGCTAAACTAATATTAAAGCATTACAACATTAATATTAATGCTTATGTTACTCAAGCGGGTAAGCTCAAATTAGATAACCCTTATACTTTTTATAATTTAGAAGATACTTATAATAATCCTGCTCGTTGCCCAGATGAAAAAATGGCGCAACAAATGTTTGATTACATAGATGAGATTAGGAAAGAAGGTGATACTATTGGAGGAATAACAACGTGTGTGGTAAAAGGATGCCCTATTGGATTAGGTTCTCCAGTTTTTGATAGATTAGAAGCGGATTTAGCAAAAGCGATGCTAAGCATAAATGCAACAAAAGGTTTTGAAATTGGCTCTGGTTTTAATGGTGTTAATCTAAAAGGCTCTGAGCATAACGATGAATTTTATACAGAAGGAGATTTTATTAAAACCAAAACAAACAACTCTGGTGGGGTTCAAGGTGGAATAAGTAACGGAGAAGATATTTACTTTAACGTAGCATTTAAACCTGTTGCTACTATTATGAAGCCTCAAAATTCTATCGACAAAAACGGAAAGAATGTTATTGTAAACGGTAAAGGTCGCCATGACCCTTGTGTTTTACCTAGAGCAATAGCTATTGTTGAAGCAATGGCTGCAATGGTAATTTTAGACCATCTATTAATTAATAAAACCACAACACTTTAA
- a CDS encoding dicarboxylate/amino acid:cation symporter codes for MKNLALHWKILIGMLLGVAFALLMVQFSWGSDFIKDWIKPFGKMFINALKLIAVPLILASLIKGVSDLKDISKLSKMGGKTIATYIVTTVFAVSIGLVVVNVIKPGKSISEETRAELLENYKEDASKSKEAALKQKDSGPLQALQDLIPDNIISAAGNNRNMLQIIVFAVFFGIGLILIPADKSKPVKDFFDGFNEVILKLIDLIMLAAPVGVFALLATLVAESPSLDLFQALLWYAFSVVLGLAIMIGFYVLIVKIFTKKSPSFFFKGISPAQLLAFSTSSSAATLPVTMERVEEHLGVEEEVASFVLPIGATINMDGTSLYQAVAAVFIAQTFGMDLSLGAQLGIIVTATLASIGSAAVPGAGMVMLVIVLGQAGIPEAGLALIFAIDRPLDMCRTTVNVTGDAAVSMIIANSFGKLREPIVKNWDDNYPKK; via the coding sequence ATGAAAAATCTAGCATTACATTGGAAAATTTTGATAGGAATGTTGTTAGGTGTTGCTTTTGCGCTGCTAATGGTTCAGTTTAGCTGGGGAAGTGATTTTATAAAAGATTGGATAAAACCTTTTGGTAAAATGTTTATTAATGCATTAAAATTAATAGCAGTTCCATTAATCTTAGCTTCATTAATCAAAGGTGTTTCTGATTTAAAAGATATTTCAAAACTTTCTAAAATGGGTGGTAAAACTATTGCTACCTACATCGTAACTACTGTTTTTGCTGTTTCTATTGGTTTAGTTGTTGTTAATGTAATTAAACCAGGAAAAAGTATAAGTGAAGAAACTCGAGCAGAATTATTAGAAAACTACAAAGAAGATGCTTCAAAAAGTAAAGAAGCTGCATTAAAACAAAAAGATAGTGGTCCTTTACAAGCTTTACAAGATTTGATTCCTGACAACATTATTTCTGCTGCAGGCAACAACAGAAACATGTTACAAATAATTGTATTTGCAGTGTTTTTTGGAATTGGGTTAATCCTAATCCCTGCTGATAAATCAAAACCTGTTAAAGATTTCTTTGATGGATTTAACGAAGTAATCCTTAAATTAATAGACCTAATAATGCTTGCTGCTCCAGTTGGAGTCTTTGCTTTATTAGCAACTCTTGTTGCTGAATCTCCGAGTTTAGATTTATTTCAAGCCTTATTATGGTATGCATTTTCAGTTGTTTTAGGTTTAGCTATAATGATTGGTTTCTATGTTTTAATAGTTAAAATTTTCACTAAAAAATCGCCAAGTTTCTTTTTTAAAGGAATTTCACCTGCACAACTTCTTGCATTTTCAACTAGTTCTAGTGCTGCAACATTGCCTGTAACTATGGAAAGAGTTGAAGAGCATTTAGGTGTTGAAGAAGAAGTTGCCAGTTTTGTTTTACCTATTGGAGCTACAATTAATATGGATGGTACAAGTTTATACCAAGCTGTTGCAGCTGTTTTTATTGCTCAAACTTTTGGTATGGATTTAAGTTTGGGTGCACAATTAGGTATTATTGTTACTGCAACATTAGCATCAATTGGTTCTGCTGCAGTTCCTGGTGCTGGAATGGTGATGTTGGTTATTGTACTTGGTCAAGCAGGTATTCCAGAAGCTGGTTTAGCGTTAATTTTTGCGATAGATAGACCTTTAGACATGTGTAGAACAACAGTAAATGTAACCGGAGATGCTGCTGTATCTATGATTATTGCTAATTCATTTGGAAAACTAAGAGAACCAATCGTTAAAAATTGGGACGACAACTATCCTAAAAAATAA